Proteins encoded in a region of the Myxococcus guangdongensis genome:
- the exoL gene encoding spore coat polysaccharide deacetylase ExoL yields the protein MAAYRRVQSGGRRILIVSYHRVVSDFTGELQRSIPGLLISQETFRRHLEEASAAGFELASIGDAVDVMSGKRVAKKDLCVITFDDGYRDVYRYAYPILKQMGVPAITYLPTAFIGTKRRFNHDRLFHLLRRAQERHYHPVYAALPEASMELLGPILSGQKTVSAALDDFIGEHPTRVLTAIIDALEQQLGGGQDLVPEQGDVMNWDEVRRMARDGFEFGAHTLGHTVLTLEPQAVVEQEILESKRTIEAEVGIQVRDFAYCNGWYSDEVIRVLASNGFRSGVTTEDLPNRIGGDPFTLKRKVLWENFSLGMLGDYSSPLTGCQLDDCFGLLGVSRPVPGRRTHSFRGSLLGNVLATPDGVSLEEAP from the coding sequence ATGGCGGCCTATCGGAGGGTGCAGTCGGGTGGCAGGCGCATCCTCATCGTGAGTTATCACCGCGTGGTGAGCGACTTCACCGGGGAGCTTCAGCGCTCCATCCCGGGGTTGCTCATCAGCCAGGAGACGTTCCGACGTCATCTCGAGGAGGCCTCCGCGGCCGGCTTCGAGCTGGCGTCGATTGGCGACGCGGTGGATGTGATGTCGGGCAAGAGGGTGGCGAAGAAGGACCTGTGCGTCATCACCTTCGACGACGGGTACCGGGACGTGTACCGGTACGCGTACCCCATCCTGAAGCAGATGGGGGTGCCGGCCATCACCTATCTGCCAACAGCGTTCATCGGCACGAAGCGGCGGTTCAATCACGACCGCCTCTTCCACCTGCTGAGGCGCGCGCAGGAGCGGCACTACCACCCGGTGTACGCGGCGCTGCCGGAGGCGTCGATGGAGCTGCTCGGCCCCATCCTCTCCGGACAGAAGACGGTGTCCGCGGCGCTGGATGACTTCATCGGGGAGCACCCCACGCGGGTGCTGACGGCCATCATCGACGCGCTGGAGCAGCAGCTCGGCGGTGGGCAGGACCTGGTGCCCGAGCAGGGCGACGTCATGAACTGGGACGAGGTGCGCCGCATGGCGCGCGACGGGTTCGAGTTCGGCGCGCACACGCTGGGGCACACGGTGTTGACGCTGGAGCCCCAGGCCGTGGTGGAGCAGGAGATCCTGGAGTCCAAGCGGACCATCGAGGCGGAGGTGGGCATCCAGGTGCGCGACTTCGCGTACTGCAACGGGTGGTACTCGGACGAGGTCATCCGCGTGCTCGCCTCGAATGGCTTCCGCTCGGGCGTGACGACGGAGGACCTGCCCAACCGCATCGGCGGGGACCCCTTCACCCTCAAGCGCAAGGTGCTGTGGGAGAACTTCAGCCTGGGGATGCTCGGGGACTACTCGTCGCCGCTCACCGGCTGCCAGTTGGATGACTGCTTCGGGTTGCTCGGCGTGAGCCGCCCGGTGCCGGGGCGCAGGACCCACTCCTTCCGCGGCAGCCTGTTGGGCAACGTGCTGGCGACGCCCGACGGAGTGTCCCTGGAGGAGGCTCCGTGA
- the exoM gene encoding spore coat polysaccharide flippase ExoM has protein sequence MSGAASPAAAGGSFLGRAGPLVLARLFTAGLTLSIPLVLARVLHLDEYGTYYQLFLIATTLYYVLPFGVVQSLYYFLPRTGEKRPYLGQTLLFMSGAGLVGGLLVQLLMGPVAGWFSNPQLLEYRWELAAYTAFLLGSFPLEVSLTAQGRTKASAVVYLVSDAVRASVMVLPPLLGFSLHGLMVAVCGFTALRFVATWVVCLRGVSGPLVSGPLLRAQLAYAAPFGAAMFLAIPQQNAHLYMVAGAVAPAMYALYRVGCFQLPVVDLLYTPTSEVLMVRLGELEREGRLEEGVDAFREAAGKLAYVFLPFAAFLFAAAPEFIGALFGEKFLPAVPVFRISVLGVVLSILPMDGTLRARGLTRAIFVSYAVKAAVTVPLVYFGVKHLGMMGGIGSWAVAEVVGKVLLLTRIPAALSTPRRSLRLVDVIPWRELGRASLAAGAAGLGVFVLRAAAQGAWGHLPEGFFWRVLPLALAGVLFSVGYVVMLYVAGVRPLAVLAGLRPRRTA, from the coding sequence GTGAGCGGAGCCGCGTCACCGGCGGCGGCGGGGGGCTCGTTCCTCGGCCGCGCCGGTCCCCTGGTGTTGGCCCGGTTGTTCACCGCCGGGCTGACGCTGTCCATTCCGCTCGTGCTCGCCCGGGTGCTGCACCTGGACGAGTACGGGACGTACTACCAGCTGTTCCTCATCGCCACGACGCTCTACTACGTGCTGCCGTTCGGCGTGGTGCAGAGCCTCTACTACTTCCTGCCGCGCACCGGTGAGAAGCGGCCGTACCTGGGGCAGACGCTGCTGTTCATGTCGGGCGCGGGCCTGGTGGGCGGGCTGCTCGTCCAGCTGTTGATGGGCCCGGTGGCGGGGTGGTTCTCCAATCCCCAGCTGCTCGAGTACCGGTGGGAGCTGGCGGCCTACACCGCGTTCCTGTTGGGCAGCTTCCCGCTGGAGGTGTCGCTCACGGCGCAGGGGCGCACCAAGGCCTCGGCCGTGGTGTACCTGGTGTCGGACGCCGTGCGGGCCTCGGTGATGGTGCTGCCGCCGCTGCTCGGCTTCTCGTTGCACGGGCTGATGGTGGCGGTGTGTGGCTTCACGGCGCTGCGCTTCGTGGCGACGTGGGTCGTCTGTCTGCGCGGCGTCAGCGGTCCCCTGGTGAGCGGGCCGCTCTTGCGCGCGCAGCTTGCGTACGCGGCGCCGTTCGGCGCGGCGATGTTCCTGGCGATTCCCCAGCAGAACGCGCACCTGTACATGGTGGCGGGCGCGGTGGCGCCGGCGATGTACGCGCTGTACCGCGTGGGCTGCTTCCAGTTGCCCGTGGTGGACCTGCTCTACACGCCCACCAGCGAGGTGCTGATGGTGCGCCTGGGGGAGCTGGAGCGGGAAGGGCGTCTGGAAGAGGGCGTGGACGCGTTCCGCGAGGCGGCTGGGAAACTGGCGTATGTGTTCCTGCCCTTCGCGGCGTTCCTCTTCGCCGCGGCGCCGGAGTTCATCGGCGCGCTGTTCGGCGAGAAGTTCCTGCCGGCCGTCCCCGTGTTCCGCATCAGCGTGCTCGGGGTGGTGCTGTCCATCCTGCCCATGGACGGGACGCTCCGGGCGCGCGGGCTGACGCGGGCCATCTTCGTCTCATACGCGGTGAAGGCGGCGGTGACGGTGCCGCTGGTGTACTTCGGCGTGAAGCACCTGGGGATGATGGGCGGCATCGGCTCGTGGGCGGTGGCGGAGGTGGTGGGCAAGGTGCTGCTGCTCACCCGGATTCCGGCGGCGCTGTCCACGCCCCGACGCTCCTTGCGTCTGGTGGACGTCATCCCGTGGCGGGAGCTGGGGCGCGCGTCGCTGGCGGCGGGGGCGGCGGGCCTGGGCGTCTTCGTGCTCCGCGCGGCGGCGCAGGGGGCCTGGGGGCACCTGCCCGAGGGCTTCTTCTGGCGCGTGCTGCCGCTGGCGTTGGCCGGGGTGCTGTTCTCGGTGGGCTACGTGGTGATGCTGTACGTCGCGGGCGTGCGGCCGCTGGCGGTGCTCGCGGGGCTGCGTCCCCGGAGGACGGCCTGA
- a CDS encoding serine O-acetyltransferase, which translates to MGVDAMTLYRMARGLRLKKVPLLPALLRKAIYYLHSSYVPDEADIGEGTQLGYGGIGVVIHKAAKIGRHCLISQQVTIGGRSGIEGAPIIGDYVRVGAGAKILGNIHIGDFAVIGANAVVLKDVAPGSVVAGIPARVIRQDPDPLTTYQREMGLLPRRSPLSAVPPSASVPS; encoded by the coding sequence ATGGGTGTCGATGCGATGACGTTGTACCGGATGGCTCGCGGTCTGCGGCTGAAGAAGGTGCCGCTGTTGCCCGCGCTCTTGCGCAAGGCCATCTACTACCTGCACAGCTCCTACGTCCCGGACGAGGCCGACATCGGCGAGGGGACGCAGCTGGGCTACGGCGGAATCGGCGTCGTCATCCACAAGGCGGCGAAGATTGGCCGCCACTGCCTCATCTCGCAGCAGGTGACGATTGGTGGACGCTCGGGCATCGAGGGCGCGCCCATCATCGGTGACTACGTGCGGGTGGGCGCGGGCGCCAAGATTCTCGGCAACATCCACATCGGTGACTTCGCCGTCATCGGCGCCAACGCCGTGGTGCTCAAGGACGTGGCGCCGGGCTCGGTGGTGGCGGGCATCCCCGCACGGGTCATCCGGCAGGACCCGGACCCGCTGACCACGTACCAGCGGGAGATGGGGCTCTTGCCGCGTCGCTCGCCGCTGTCCGCGGTGCCTCCTTCGGCGTCGGTGCCGAGCTAG
- a CDS encoding glycosyltransferase family 4 protein translates to MRVLLVGDHPPPFGGVAIHVQQLHRFLRSRGVEAKVLDIGKGGRPVPDVLPVRSPAHFGLRLTGFLASGWTVHVHTSGNNPKAWLLAALVAGVPAGRAPRFITLHSGLLPDYLAASGARRAFARVALAGYTRIIAVSLAVRDALLSCGVPAEKILVQPAFCASQVQAGEVPVKVEAARARRRPLLTMAHHPSPVYGRKVAFRALRKLMESHPDVGLALFGPGTDSEEFIRDARELGVAGQLEALGELDHPAALGLIARSDVFLRPTTHDGDSISVRESLALGVPCVASDVCARPEGTRLFRAGDAASLSTRIAEAVAAGPAKVASPDVGPVLLELYEALSSPRRSAPVQAAPAA, encoded by the coding sequence ATGCGCGTGCTCCTCGTGGGAGACCATCCGCCTCCGTTCGGGGGCGTGGCGATTCACGTTCAACAACTTCATCGGTTCCTGCGCAGCCGTGGGGTCGAAGCGAAGGTGCTGGACATCGGGAAGGGCGGCCGGCCGGTTCCGGACGTGCTCCCGGTGCGAAGCCCGGCTCACTTCGGCCTCAGGCTGACCGGGTTTCTCGCCTCGGGGTGGACGGTGCATGTCCACACCAGCGGGAACAACCCCAAGGCGTGGCTGCTCGCGGCCCTGGTGGCCGGAGTGCCCGCGGGTCGGGCGCCCCGCTTCATCACGCTGCACTCGGGGCTCCTGCCGGACTACCTGGCGGCCTCCGGGGCGCGGCGCGCGTTCGCCCGGGTGGCGCTCGCGGGCTACACGCGCATCATCGCTGTCTCGCTCGCGGTGCGTGATGCGCTGCTGTCGTGCGGCGTGCCCGCGGAGAAGATCCTGGTGCAGCCGGCCTTCTGTGCCTCGCAGGTGCAGGCGGGCGAGGTGCCCGTGAAGGTGGAGGCCGCGCGGGCCCGGCGGCGTCCGTTGTTGACGATGGCGCACCACCCCTCGCCCGTCTACGGGCGCAAGGTGGCCTTCCGGGCGCTGCGCAAGTTGATGGAGTCACATCCCGACGTGGGGCTGGCGCTGTTCGGCCCCGGGACGGACTCCGAGGAGTTCATCCGCGACGCGCGCGAGCTGGGCGTGGCGGGGCAGCTCGAGGCGCTGGGCGAGTTGGACCACCCGGCGGCGCTGGGGCTCATCGCGCGCAGCGATGTCTTCCTGCGGCCCACGACGCACGACGGGGACTCCATCTCCGTGCGCGAGTCGCTGGCCCTGGGCGTGCCCTGTGTGGCGAGCGATGTCTGCGCGCGGCCGGAGGGGACGCGGTTGTTCCGGGCGGGGGACGCGGCGTCGCTTTCGACGCGCATCGCCGAGGCGGTGGCGGCGGGGCCCGCGAAGGTGGCTTCGCCCGACGTGGGGCCGGTGTTGCTGGAGTTGTACGAGGCGCTGTCGTCGCCTCGTCGGTCCGCGCCCGTGCAGGCGGCGCCCGCGGCATGA
- the exoP gene encoding spore coat polysaccharide biosynthesis glycosyltransferase ExoP → MRRSDDLDLTRRALRGRDLVVFSNDWDGDPLSKVHIMRILSKDNRILWVNSIGNRAPKANAHDVKRIFSKLERFTQGLREVEPNLHVLSPLAIPFYGSEMVRGANRELLRMQVRRAMKQLNFQRPISWSFLPASAPVSGTLGEEFVVYHCVDEFSAFSDTNGRHIAELEDRLLRRADLCITSAERLRDNKSRVNPRTVLVRHGTDFRHFVKACDPATVIPADIANLPKPVIGFFGLVADWVDQDAIIATARAHPEGSVVIIGKTTPDCDDSKLRAEPNIHMLGRKAYADLPGYSRAFDVALMPFKISELTLNANPLKVREYLASGLPVVSTDLPEVRKVGLCKIAKGTEDFVAKVDECLAEGPGPSRERAEKIFNESWDARVDEIRHHVGTAMVAAGKSL, encoded by the coding sequence ATGCGGCGCAGTGATGACCTGGACTTGACGCGCCGGGCGCTCCGAGGGCGCGACCTGGTGGTGTTCTCCAACGACTGGGACGGCGATCCGCTGTCCAAGGTCCACATCATGCGGATCCTCTCCAAGGACAACCGCATCCTCTGGGTGAACAGCATCGGCAACCGCGCGCCGAAGGCGAACGCGCACGACGTGAAGCGCATCTTCTCCAAGCTGGAGCGCTTCACGCAGGGCCTGCGGGAGGTGGAGCCCAACCTCCACGTCCTGTCGCCGCTGGCGATTCCGTTCTACGGCTCGGAGATGGTGCGCGGGGCGAACCGGGAGCTGCTCCGGATGCAGGTGCGCCGGGCGATGAAGCAGCTGAACTTCCAGCGGCCCATCTCCTGGAGCTTCCTGCCCGCGTCGGCGCCCGTGTCGGGCACGCTGGGCGAGGAGTTCGTCGTCTACCACTGCGTGGACGAGTTCTCCGCCTTCAGCGACACCAACGGCCGGCACATCGCGGAGCTCGAGGACCGGCTCCTGCGGCGGGCGGACCTGTGCATCACCTCCGCGGAGCGCCTCCGGGACAACAAGTCCCGCGTCAATCCGCGCACGGTGCTGGTGCGTCACGGCACGGACTTCCGTCACTTCGTGAAGGCGTGTGATCCGGCGACGGTCATCCCCGCGGACATCGCGAACCTGCCCAAGCCGGTCATCGGCTTCTTCGGGCTGGTGGCGGACTGGGTGGACCAGGACGCCATCATCGCCACGGCGCGCGCGCATCCCGAGGGCTCGGTGGTCATCATCGGCAAGACGACGCCGGACTGTGATGACTCCAAGCTGCGGGCCGAGCCGAACATCCACATGCTCGGCCGCAAGGCGTACGCGGACCTGCCGGGGTACAGCCGCGCGTTCGACGTGGCGCTGATGCCGTTCAAGATCAGCGAGCTGACGCTGAACGCCAACCCGCTCAAGGTGCGCGAGTACCTGGCCTCGGGGCTGCCGGTGGTGTCCACGGACCTGCCGGAGGTCCGCAAGGTGGGCCTGTGCAAGATCGCCAAGGGCACCGAGGACTTCGTGGCCAAGGTGGACGAGTGCCTCGCGGAGGGCCCGGGCCCCAGCCGTGAGCGCGCGGAGAAGATCTTCAACGAGAGCTGGGACGCGCGCGTGGATGAGATTCGTCACCACGTGGGCACGGCGATGGTGGCCGCGGGCAAGTCGCTCTGA
- a CDS encoding DUF4350 domain-containing protein, with amino-acid sequence MKNTRTLIVFGVLIALALAMGLTTRADAPDSPVPSVENTGPQGARALYLFLREGGRAVSPQLTSLESLAADTRTLVMASPVGSPVTDEEVRKVERFVEQGGTLVYLSTRELGMHQAALEKWLRLESGPLLPASERGLSTDLADAGGTTVDVWLGAGPLRGLSTLRVSQDRGILMEHPDAIPLAGLGGAVAVWRRALGQGEVYVLAGADLLENRRIELLDNARFWSALAARGPLVIDEFHHQLAPPPPLSRGIWVFVAQVLVVSGLYAFSRGTRFGAPRPHREEKHRSALEYVRSMGWLMRRAKVEKSLLPELDSSLRQQLQERLGISPALTDAEAARLLEQDGGIPASHYLDAKAELTRLLGQATVKPADYARVARLYAHLERTVAGHRS; translated from the coding sequence GTGAAGAACACACGGACCCTCATCGTCTTCGGTGTCCTCATCGCGCTCGCGCTGGCGATGGGACTGACGACGCGCGCGGATGCTCCCGACTCGCCCGTTCCCTCCGTGGAGAACACCGGGCCTCAAGGCGCCCGCGCGCTCTACCTGTTCCTCCGTGAAGGCGGACGCGCCGTCAGCCCCCAGCTCACTTCGCTGGAGTCACTCGCCGCGGACACCCGGACGCTCGTGATGGCCTCGCCCGTCGGCAGCCCGGTGACGGACGAAGAGGTGCGCAAGGTCGAGCGCTTCGTCGAGCAGGGCGGCACCCTCGTGTACCTGTCGACGCGCGAGCTGGGCATGCACCAGGCCGCGCTCGAGAAGTGGCTGCGTCTGGAGTCCGGTCCCCTGCTGCCCGCGAGTGAGCGGGGACTCTCCACGGACCTCGCGGACGCGGGTGGAACCACGGTGGACGTGTGGCTGGGCGCGGGCCCTCTTCGTGGACTCAGCACGCTGCGCGTCTCCCAGGACCGCGGCATCCTCATGGAGCACCCGGACGCGATTCCGCTCGCGGGGCTCGGTGGCGCGGTGGCGGTGTGGCGGCGCGCGCTCGGACAGGGCGAAGTCTACGTCCTCGCCGGCGCGGACCTCCTGGAGAACCGCCGCATCGAGCTGCTCGACAACGCGCGCTTCTGGAGCGCGCTCGCGGCCCGTGGCCCCCTCGTCATCGACGAGTTCCACCACCAGCTCGCGCCTCCACCTCCACTCTCGCGCGGCATCTGGGTCTTCGTCGCGCAGGTCCTGGTCGTCAGTGGCCTCTACGCGTTCTCACGCGGCACGCGCTTCGGCGCGCCAAGGCCCCATCGGGAGGAGAAACACCGCTCCGCGCTGGAGTACGTGCGCAGCATGGGCTGGCTCATGCGACGCGCGAAGGTGGAGAAGTCCCTGCTCCCCGAGCTGGACTCATCCCTGCGTCAGCAATTGCAGGAGCGCCTGGGCATCTCCCCTGCCCTCACCGACGCGGAGGCCGCGCGACTCCTCGAACAGGACGGCGGCATCCCCGCGTCGCACTACCTGGACGCGAAGGCGGAGCTCACCCGGCTGCTCGGACAAGCCACCGTCAAGCCTGCGGACTACGCGCGCGTGGCCCGCCTCTATGCGCACCTGGAGCGCACCGTGGCGGGCCACCGTTCCTGA
- a CDS encoding DUF4129 domain-containing protein, whose translation MSVPLLPLMLLLTALPCEERVDTVRSLQEALRAGPSEVSASLERLERELGGIPLPPAPEDATEAQRVEQVTAFLERACALREQEARSGEALTELPESEQQRLKAVLDRPEFARARQRHGDLVKQWLRKLEAWLEGLFESREAQGFAVATRTVMLGLAMALVLWGVLKVRAMRRGRAPGRAQDLTGSAAPLVLDAPPEHLRRARAALTTDGREAIREALLGMLSALEERRLARPDRVKTNRELASELPSRGAPASVTREVERLVEWYDHAFYSLAPVSVDEAARFLEAVERLLGTLGAEAAA comes from the coding sequence GTGTCCGTGCCCCTGCTGCCCTTGATGCTCCTGTTGACCGCGCTTCCTTGCGAGGAGCGGGTGGACACGGTGCGCTCGCTCCAGGAGGCGTTGCGCGCGGGCCCTTCCGAGGTCTCCGCGTCACTGGAGCGATTGGAGCGGGAGCTCGGGGGCATCCCGCTGCCTCCCGCTCCCGAAGACGCGACGGAGGCTCAGCGCGTCGAGCAGGTGACGGCGTTCCTCGAGCGTGCGTGCGCCCTTCGTGAGCAGGAGGCCCGCTCTGGAGAAGCGCTGACGGAGTTGCCCGAGAGCGAGCAGCAGCGATTGAAGGCCGTGTTGGATCGACCGGAGTTCGCTCGCGCGAGGCAGCGGCACGGCGATTTGGTGAAGCAGTGGCTGCGCAAGCTGGAGGCGTGGTTGGAGGGCCTGTTCGAGTCGCGCGAGGCGCAGGGCTTCGCGGTGGCGACTCGCACGGTGATGCTGGGATTGGCGATGGCGCTCGTGCTGTGGGGCGTGTTGAAGGTCCGCGCCATGCGTCGGGGACGCGCTCCGGGGCGAGCGCAGGACCTCACCGGGTCCGCGGCGCCGCTCGTGCTGGACGCGCCACCGGAGCATCTGCGACGCGCGCGCGCGGCACTGACGACCGACGGACGCGAAGCGATTCGCGAGGCCTTGTTGGGAATGCTGTCCGCGCTGGAGGAGCGACGGCTGGCGCGTCCCGACCGCGTGAAGACGAACCGGGAGCTGGCCTCGGAGCTTCCGTCGCGAGGGGCTCCCGCCTCCGTCACCCGGGAGGTGGAGCGTCTGGTGGAGTGGTACGACCACGCCTTCTACTCCCTGGCCCCCGTCTCCGTGGACGAGGCCGCGCGCTTCCTCGAGGCGGTGGAGCGACTCCTCGGCACGCTCGGCGCGGAGGCCGCGGCATGA
- a CDS encoding thiamine phosphate synthase, producing MAPPLPRLIVITDWRLARGRLLEALSRALEAGPDVAVQHRHPEATSRGFLEEARVLAALCHARGNPLFINGRLDVALLVDAHLHLPAHGLLPSQVRPRLPTGRLISVAVHDEAEALEARGADLALVSPVHAPGSKPGDARRPLGPEGFRALAGRLACPALALGGITHERALALEGAAGFAVISAVLEAEDPAHAARTLLAACPPRAMLPVP from the coding sequence GTGGCGCCCCCCCTCCCCCGGCTCATCGTCATCACCGACTGGCGCCTCGCTCGGGGGCGCCTCTTGGAGGCGCTGTCCCGCGCGCTGGAAGCGGGCCCCGACGTCGCCGTGCAGCACCGCCACCCGGAGGCCACCTCGCGCGGTTTCCTCGAGGAGGCGCGGGTGCTCGCCGCGCTCTGCCACGCCCGCGGCAATCCGCTGTTCATCAACGGGCGACTGGACGTGGCCCTGCTCGTGGACGCCCACCTGCACCTGCCCGCCCACGGGCTTCTGCCCTCGCAGGTCCGCCCGCGCCTGCCCACCGGACGCCTCATCAGCGTGGCCGTCCACGACGAGGCCGAGGCCCTGGAGGCGCGCGGCGCCGACCTGGCCCTGGTGAGCCCCGTCCATGCGCCCGGCTCCAAGCCCGGGGATGCGCGGCGGCCGCTCGGCCCCGAGGGGTTTCGTGCCCTGGCGGGCAGGCTCGCATGCCCGGCGCTCGCGCTCGGGGGCATCACCCACGAGCGCGCGCTGGCGCTGGAGGGCGCGGCCGGGTTCGCCGTCATCTCGGCGGTGCTGGAGGCGGAGGACCCGGCGCACGCGGCGCGCACGCTGCTCGCGGCCTGCCCTCCCCGGGCTATGCTGCCGGTCCCGTGA
- a CDS encoding thiazole synthase — MSIQDKPFTIAGVTFSSRLILGTGKYPSHAIMKQCHESSGTQMVTVAVRRLDLKATGEASLMSFIDRQRLRLLPNTALCYTADDAVRTCRLAEELGMSKWVKLEVLGDEKTLYPDVEETVKAARILVKEGFTVLPYTSDDPITARKLEDAGCAAVMPLGAPIGSGLGIRNPHNIRLILETVKVPVIVDAGVGTASDAAIAMELGVDGVLMNTAISGAQDPVRMAVAMKKAVEAGRDAYLAGRIPRKAYGSASSPIDGIVQ, encoded by the coding sequence ATGAGCATCCAGGACAAGCCCTTCACCATCGCGGGGGTGACGTTCTCCTCCCGCCTCATCCTGGGGACCGGCAAGTACCCCAGTCACGCCATCATGAAGCAGTGTCACGAGTCCTCCGGCACGCAGATGGTGACGGTGGCGGTGCGCCGGCTCGACCTGAAGGCCACGGGCGAGGCGTCGCTCATGAGCTTCATCGACCGCCAGAGGCTGCGCCTGTTGCCCAACACGGCCCTCTGCTACACGGCCGACGACGCGGTGCGCACCTGCCGGCTCGCCGAGGAGCTGGGCATGAGCAAGTGGGTGAAGCTGGAGGTCCTCGGCGACGAGAAGACGCTCTACCCGGACGTCGAGGAGACGGTGAAGGCGGCGCGCATCCTGGTGAAGGAGGGCTTCACCGTGCTGCCCTACACCAGCGATGACCCCATCACCGCGCGCAAGCTGGAGGACGCGGGCTGCGCGGCGGTGATGCCGCTGGGCGCGCCCATCGGCAGCGGCCTGGGCATCCGCAACCCGCACAACATCCGCCTCATCCTGGAGACGGTGAAGGTGCCCGTCATCGTCGACGCCGGCGTGGGCACCGCGTCCGACGCGGCCATCGCCATGGAGCTGGGCGTGGACGGCGTGCTGATGAACACCGCCATCTCCGGCGCGCAGGACCCGGTGCGCATGGCCGTGGCCATGAAGAAGGCCGTGGAGGCCGGCCGCGACGCGTACCTCGCCGGGCGCATCCCCCGGAAGGCCTACGGCTCCGCGTCCAGCCCCATCGACGGCATCGTCCAGTAG
- the thiS gene encoding sulfur carrier protein ThiS, giving the protein MQVWVNGETREVPEATTLSALLESLRVGGPGVAVEVNAEVVRRAHHPEHRLQPGDRVEIVTFVGGG; this is encoded by the coding sequence GTGCAGGTCTGGGTCAACGGAGAAACGCGCGAGGTGCCGGAGGCAACCACCCTCTCGGCGCTGTTGGAGTCGCTTCGGGTCGGCGGCCCGGGCGTGGCCGTGGAGGTGAACGCCGAGGTGGTGCGCCGCGCCCACCACCCCGAGCACCGCCTCCAGCCGGGGGACCGTGTGGAAATCGTCACCTTCGTCGGCGGCGGGTAG